The window GGCTTCCCAACCAGCTGGGTTGAAATGCTTCATGATGGCAACGATGTTATCGTTCACAGTAATGGTACCGTCAAAGTCACAAAAAATAATGCGTTCCTTACTCATTCGGGAGTCCCCCAAGTATCGATAGCTGATTGTAACTCTGGATGTGTTTGGGCGTAGTCTTGAAGTGTAATTCCTTGCATAGTTGCGTCAATCGCCTGACGGAAGGCTTGCCCGCCAGCAATCGTACCTAGTGGATGTCCATGGATGCCTCCACCTGCATTGACGATGACATCGTTGCCGAAATCACGCAGAATAAGCGGGACAAGTCCAGGGTGAATGCCTGCGGAAGGGACCGGAAAGCTTGAAGCTAGTTTCAGTTGTACATCGGCAGGAGCATTATAGGTGTAATCTTTTCGTAAATCATCCGTTAGAAGCGCATGCTTAATTGCCATGTTCTCTTCTCTAGGCATAACGACAGAGCCATAAGGAGATGGGAACAGCACTAAATCTGCTCCGGCCAAACGCATGAGCTTACCAAGCAGCACAGAAGCGGATATCCCATAGTGCGGTGATGGATAAGTCGCACCTGCCATGGCAGGATGAGCCATGATGGGGATCGTTATTTCCGGGTCCGAGCTTAATTCATGCAGTGTATCGAAACCGTACGCTAATACATTAAATAGTAAAGCATTAGCTCCGGCACCGATTGCTTTCTTGGCTTGAGCTGCAAGCTTGGATGTGGGTCCGGTTAAATTGACAGCATAGAGCAGCTTTTGTCCTGTTTCCTTAGTGGCTTGTGCTGCTGCTTTCAGGCAAGTCTCGATCCGTTTCTCCAATGGTGTTAATAGATTTTCAAACAGAATCTCATCGTCTTTAATGAGATCCACACCGCCGGCTGCTTGCAAATAAAATTGTTCACGCAGAGCTGGAAGCTCATACCCGACAACCGATTTAAAGATACTCATTAATAAGGGGCGATCATGCACACCAAGGAGCTCTCGGATACCTTGCATACCGAATTTGGGACCGGAAAAGCCAGATAAGAAATCAGATGAGAAGGATAAGTCAATTAGCTTTATTTTGCCGTCCATCGACAGCTTTCCGAATACGGTGACCAACAAGGCAGGGATGTCCCTGC is drawn from Paenibacillus sp. V4I7 and contains these coding sequences:
- a CDS encoding 2,3-diketo-5-methylthiopentyl-1-phosphate enolase; its protein translation is MNAYCLATYRSFDEKADFHKKATSIAVGLTVGSWTELPEAQKAQMEKHLGKVISVEVHEPAHGEPISNRYADITIAYPDINFSRDIPALLVTVFGKLSMDGKIKLIDLSFSSDFLSGFSGPKFGMQGIRELLGVHDRPLLMSIFKSVVGYELPALREQFYLQAAGGVDLIKDDEILFENLLTPLEKRIETCLKAAAQATKETGQKLLYAVNLTGPTSKLAAQAKKAIGAGANALLFNVLAYGFDTLHELSSDPEITIPIMAHPAMAGATYPSPHYGISASVLLGKLMRLAGADLVLFPSPYGSVVMPREENMAIKHALLTDDLRKDYTYNAPADVQLKLASSFPVPSAGIHPGLVPLILRDFGNDVIVNAGGGIHGHPLGTIAGGQAFRQAIDATMQGITLQDYAQTHPELQSAIDTWGTPE